From a single Fulvivirga ulvae genomic region:
- a CDS encoding response regulator transcription factor, with product MNPSKYTVAVADDHSLFRKGIVEIINGFVGFNVIYEGNDGEELISQFKNTLPSVALVDINMKGWDGYKTAKHIKANYPEIKILALSMYENESTIIKMLKAGASGYILKEADPDELEVALNEIINKGFYYSSQVGQILLDQLQVEQRHSFSEKELEFLQLVCSELTYKEIADEMGMSVRSIDGYREALFERLEIKNRIGLAIYAIKNDLVNL from the coding sequence ATGAATCCGAGTAAATACACTGTAGCTGTAGCTGACGACCATAGCTTATTCAGAAAAGGAATAGTAGAGATAATTAATGGTTTCGTTGGATTTAACGTCATCTATGAGGGGAATGACGGTGAAGAATTAATAAGTCAGTTCAAAAATACATTACCTTCGGTAGCTTTAGTAGATATAAATATGAAAGGTTGGGATGGCTATAAAACAGCAAAACATATTAAAGCCAATTATCCAGAAATTAAAATATTAGCCCTTTCTATGTATGAAAATGAGTCAACTATTATTAAGATGTTAAAAGCTGGGGCAAGTGGCTATATTTTAAAAGAGGCCGACCCAGATGAATTGGAAGTTGCTTTAAACGAAATAATAAATAAAGGTTTCTATTACTCAAGCCAAGTTGGGCAGATTTTACTTGATCAGCTTCAGGTTGAGCAAAGACATAGTTTTAGTGAAAAAGAATTAGAGTTTCTTCAACTGGTTTGCTCAGAACTTACCTATAAAGAAATAGCAGATGAAATGGGCATGTCGGTTCGTTCAATAGATGGATACCGTGAGGCTCTTTTTGAAAGATTAGAAATTAAAAATAGAATTGGCTTGGCCATATATGCAATAAAAAATGATTTGGTTAATCTGTAA
- a CDS encoding sensor histidine kinase, which yields MQENIPIAVLVISGTLLFIMLVGIIITSLLFYQKAQNRHNVHVKELENNYQKELLKAQLEVKEQTLTYISQEIHDNIGQILSLAKLQLSQLQKRRDPIPDEKFIFLKELILKAIGDLRNLSKEMNSDFIVRKSFSELLQQEASRLEQLGKHKIITKIEKPNIVLAPSIQLIAYRIIQEIVNNIIKHAKATIIQFHCSSNSQGILVIVKDNGIGYDMSETSQETGLGMLNLHKRAKAINATIAFNSEKGHGTSVELLINRELKYESE from the coding sequence ATGCAAGAAAATATTCCTATAGCAGTACTCGTCATTTCCGGCACACTTCTTTTTATCATGCTAGTAGGTATTATAATTACCTCTTTACTGTTCTATCAGAAAGCTCAGAACAGACATAATGTACATGTCAAAGAACTCGAAAATAATTACCAAAAAGAGCTACTTAAAGCGCAGCTTGAAGTAAAGGAGCAAACTCTGACGTACATATCTCAGGAAATACATGATAATATTGGTCAGATATTATCCTTGGCCAAATTGCAGTTAAGTCAACTTCAAAAAAGAAGGGATCCTATACCAGATGAAAAATTTATTTTTTTAAAAGAGCTAATTTTAAAGGCTATCGGAGACTTACGAAATCTATCAAAAGAAATGAACTCCGATTTCATAGTACGCAAGAGTTTTTCAGAGTTATTACAACAAGAAGCTTCAAGACTTGAGCAATTAGGCAAACATAAAATCATTACCAAAATTGAAAAGCCAAATATAGTTTTAGCGCCAAGCATACAGCTTATAGCTTACCGGATAATCCAAGAAATTGTAAACAACATAATCAAACACGCAAAGGCTACAATAATCCAATTTCATTGTAGTTCTAATAGCCAAGGAATTTTGGTAATAGTAAAAGATAATGGAATAGGCTATGACATGAGTGAAACCTCCCAGGAAACAGGATTAGGAATGCTAAATTTACATAAAAGAGCTAAGGCAATTAATGCAACTATAGCATTCAACAGTGAAAAAGGGCATGGAACATCAGTTGAATTATTAATAAACCGAGAGCTAAAATATGAATCCGAGTAA